A stretch of DNA from Prochlorococcus marinus str. SB:
ACTCTCTTCTAGAGTGATTGATTTTGAAATCACCGATGGGTACATTGCAGAATAAACCAAATGAGAATCTCTAGATATAATTGAAACAGGAATTTCTGGCATTAATTTCGGAAACATTAACCATTTCTTCAATAAAGAAACATTTGAGTGTCCTCCTCCAATTAGTACCAGATGATTAAAAGTCATTTACACACAATGAATAAAGAACATTTATTACCAATTGAAAAATCAAGATTAGGAGTGCTTGGTGGAAGTGGATTTTATTCAATGGATCAAATAGAGTACTTAAGAGAACTAGAAATCAACACTCCCTATGGTAAACCTTCTGATTCAATTAAAGTATATAATCTTGGAAACCTAGAGATAGCATTCATTCCTAGACATGGCAGAACACATAGTTTAAATCCTTCTGAAATCCCTTACAAAGCTAATATTTGGGCTCTAAGATCAATAGGAGTAAGATGGATTATTGCTCCGTCAGCAGTTGGTTCATTACAAGAACAGATAAGGCCACTTGATATAGTCGTTCCAGATCAATTTATAGACCGGACAAAAAATAGACCTGCAACCTTCTTTAACGAGGGAGCTGTTGCTCACGTAACTATGGGAGATCCCTTCTGCACAAATTTATCACGTATATTAAGTGAAATCGGAGAAAAAAATATTCCTGGCGGTAGACAATTGCATAGAGGGGGTACCTATCTAGCAATGGAAGGTCCCGCGTTCTCAACTAGAGCAGAATCTAATTTATATAGGAGTTGGGGATGTTCAATAATTGGAATGACAAACCACACTGAAGCAAGATTAGCTAAAGAAGCTGAAATAGCTTACTCCTCCTTATCTATGGTTACTGATTATGATTGCTGGCATCAAACTCATCAAGAAGTTTCTGTTGAGATGGTTTTGGATAATCTTAGATCAAATACTGAAGTTGCTAATAAAATAATATTTGAAGTAGCTAAATTAATTGAAAAAGAAAGACCAAAAAGTAAGTCTCATTCTTCGTTAAAAGAAGGATTGATAACCCAAAAAGAAAATATCCCAAGCTCCACAAAAGAGAAACTAAGGATATTTACTGATTCTTATTAGGCTTATTTGATACTAGTGATTATCAGGTCAAGGTAAGGATTTGTTAGCCTCCAGCTCCAACGCCTTGGTATGAACCGTAGAAGAATATTCCTAAAACGAAGATAACTGCAATTCCACCTGCTGTAGCAACAAGCCATAGAGGAAGAGTTCCTTCAGTCCATCTTCTTTCCCATGCAACTGCTGGTCTACCGTCAGGAAGTCTATCTGGAATTCTTCCATCAGGTCCTTTTAATTTACTCATGATTTTAATTTAATTGAAAAAATAACTGGAAAATAAAATTCCCAATACAAAGACTGATAACAAGCCTAAATAAAGGCTTGTACGATTAAGTTCAACTGGAACTTTGTTAGGATTTTCGTTTACTTGCATGATAGTTAAATTTATCGGGCTACGAATTGCATTGCAGCAATAGAACCTAAAAAGAATACTGATGGAATAGCTAGAGCATGAACTGCTAGCCAACGGACAGTAAATATAGGATAAACGCGGACTTCGGCAGCCTGCATTGGAGCTTGAGAATTAGTCATTGTTATTTTGTTCTTAAATCTAGTTGAGATTTAGCTTCATATCTTTGTGTTACGACAGGTGCTTTAGATTCAGATGATTGGAAATAACTATCTGGACGAGGAGTTCCGAAAGCATCGTAGGCTAAGCCTGTATATACAAATAAGAAGCCTGCTATAAAGATAGCTGGTAATGTTACTGCATGAATAATCCAGTATCTAATACTGGTGATTATTTCAAAGAATGGGCGTTCACCCGTTGAACCTGCGGCCATAATCACAAATGTTTACCCTATGATCTTACAGTGTAAAATCATAAGATCGCGAAGAAATTAACAGGTTGGTTACAGACAGTTGCTAAATCTTTAAAAATTAATTTTTTTTTATTATTAATTCGAGTTATTTAAAGTTAGCTATTCCATTTAAGGATATAACCACGCTCACCAAGTACAAAACCTTTTTTATTGTCTAAAGCATCCTTATCAAGAAAAACTATTTTAATGTAGTTTGTTGGCAAATCAGAAGCAATGGGATCTTTATTCCAAGTTTTACCTTGATCTTTACTTACTATTAAAGTTCCATTACCCCCGCCTGCCCATATATCGCCATTTGGATCCCATCCCATGTCTAGATAATTGTATCCATTAAGAATTGGTATGATAGGTTTTGACCAATTTTCTAGATCATTAGAATCTTCATTAAATCTAATTTCTGCTCCTCTAGAAAGCATCCATAAGCTTCCTTCTGGATTAAAACCAATACTTTGAACTCTTTTGCTACTTGCTCTTTGATGAGCTATCCATGCATCACTATCATTTTCCAAAGTAGAAAAGAAATTACCTAGACTACTTACACTGACATAATCTCCTTTATTGGTTCTTCTTAAATCTCTTACACCTCCAGAACCAGATGCATCTACAACTTTTGCATTCCATGATTCACCACTATCTGATGTTTCATAAATAGCACCTGCAGTGGTAGCCAATTCTGCAATACCAGCATCGACAGTTGTGATTAGAAATGGTTGGCCTGGTAATTTGTTACCCAGAGATAAACGTGTCCAATTCTTTCCTGCGTCAAGTGTATGCATAACTAATGAAGGCTGACCTATTAACCATCCCTCTTCCCCTTTAAAATCTATATCTAGGAGACGAAAATTCTCTTCAGCAGAAATATCTAATGATCTTTTTTCCCATGTTTCACCACCATCTGTAGATTCCATAATCAATCTGTTTGAGCCTACTAGAAACCCACGTTTATCATCTATAAAATCAACATCTAAAGCATTAGCCTGGTCTTCAAACTGAATTGTTGTCCATGGGCTGCTTTCACTCATCTTGACACCAGTAGATGAACAACTGCTTAAAACAAAACAGAGAACTACAGATAAGAGAAGATTAGGAATAGTGGTAAAAAAATTTTTCATTTAATTATATTAATGCAAAGAGTACAAAGAAAGGAACATTGCAGCAGCAAATGCCAACCCTCCAAAAATCAATATATTTTTTTGTCCAGGAGGTAAACTATTAAATCCAAATCCATAAACTAAATTCTCTTCAAATCCACTAGGTTTTGCTCTAGAACCAATATCCTTATAAAAATTTTTACCAGCTCGACAAACAGGGCAGGCAAAAGTATTCCCATCCAGCTCTGAAAAAGGCGTATTTTTAGGTATGTTTAATTTTTTATTTCCTTCAGACGGATCATAAATGTATCCACAACTTCTACATTCAAATCTATTTTGTTCTAAATTAGGAATAGGTTGTTCAACATTTACTCCTATGGAGTTTTCAGAAAGGTTTTCTCTCTCAAAGTCTTTAACTATTTTGTTTTCCTCAGAGGCGGGTTGAATGTTGTCACTCACGGTTTATTATTATTCTTTAAGAACTTTAAAAGATTTTGCTTAATTAAGCGACTTTTATTCAAAATTAATTTTCAAGATGTTTTTATTAACTGGCTATGAATATTTTTTAGGTTTCCTTCTAATTGCCGCAGCAGTACCAATATTAGCTCTAGTTACTAATCTCATCGTTGCCCCAAAAGGAAGAACAGGGGAAAGAAAACTTACATATGAATCCGGAATGGAGCCTATAGGAGGAGCATGGATTCAATTTAATATTCGTTATTACATGTTTGCTTTAGTTTTCGTTATATTTGATGTTGAGACAGTATTCCTTTATCCTTGGGCTGTTGCATTCAATAGACTAGGCTTACTAGCTTTTATTGAGGCTTTGATTTTCATTGCCATACTTGTTATTGCTCTAGCATACGCATGGAGAAAAGGTGCTTTAGAATGGAGTTAAAAAATTGAAACCACAATTATCCCCAAAAGCAATAAGAGAAATCCGAGAAGGAACTTGTAATCCTCTTGGTGCGCCCCAAGTTACTACAGATTTAAGCGAAAATATTATATTGACAAGTTTAGACGATCTTCATAATTGGGCTAGGTTAAGCAGTCTATGGCCCCTCCTTTACGGAACAGCTTGTTGTTTTATAGAATTTGCCGCCTTAATCGGATCAAGATTTGATTTTGATAGATTTGGATTAGTACCTAGAAGCTCGCCACGGCAAGCAGATTTGATAATAGTTGCAGGAACAGTAACTATGAAGATGGCTCCAGCCCTAGTTAGACTTTATGAACAAATGCCTGAACCAAAATACGTTATTGCAATGGGTGCTTGCACAATCACAGGAGGGATGTTCAGTGCAGATTCTACAACTGCTGTAAGAGGTGTTGATAAATTGATTCCAGTTGATTTATACCTCCCAGGATGTCCACCGAGACCAGAAGCAATTTTTGATGCTGTAATTAAGTTAAGAAAAAAAGTTGGTAATGAATCAATTTTAGAGCGCACAAAAACAGAACAAACGCACAGATACATAACATCTGATCACGAAATGAATCTAGTTTTCTCAGAAAATACAGGTGAATATCTAAACAAAACTTCAGCTAACGTAATACCCCCCTCCAAAGAAGAAAAAATAACCGAATTACCGGAAAATACCGAAAAAACTGAAATTATTAATTCTGTAGAAGATTAATGGAAAAAGACGGTTTAGCCACATCCGCAGATACTTCAATAGAAAAAGAAGGGTTTATAAGCCAATCTTTGTCTAAAGATGGAATTCCAAATCAATCTTTATCTGATGATCACATAGGAATTGAAAACATTTCTGTGGAACCTAACAATTTATATGAAGCAGTATCTGCCTTGAGAAGTTATGGTTTCAACTATCTCCAATGTCAAGGAGGATATGATGAGGGGCCAGGTAAAAATCTTGTTAGTTTTTACCATTTTATAACTGTTGATGATTTACAAAAAATCGAAAAAATTAAAGAAGTCAGATTAAAAGTTTTCTTAAAACGAGATTCTGATTTATCAATCCCTAGTTTGTATAAAATTTTCAAAGGAAGTGATTGGCAAGAAAGAGAAACTTTTGACATGTATGGAATAAATTTCATTGATCATCCCAACCCCAAAAGACTATTAATGCCTGAAGATTGGAGAGGATGGCCATTACGAAAAGATTATATTCAGCCAGATTTCTATGAACTTCAAGATGCTTATTAATTTAATTTTTTTAATTTGCGGTAAATAAACATAACTGCTCTTGCTAGTCTTCTAGGATCATGTCTAAGGGTTGGAGTTATTCTTTTTGAATATAATGGTGCTTGCAAAACATAATAACCCTCAGATAATAATTTTTCTTTATTGCATTGGACAGGCTCTGCCCCTCTACTTTCGTAATAATCTACTAATGGAGACTTTTCAAATTGAATCTGAGATAAGATTGAGTTAAAAATTCGAGCATTAACTCCAAAATTTGATAGTTGTTTTTCTATTGCTTTGATATGTTCATAGACATCAAGCCCATCTGTTTCTCCAGGCTGAGTCATCAAATTACTTATATAAATTTTAGGAGCATTACTTTGCAATAAGGCATCCACAATCTCTGGTACTAATAGATTAGGCAATAAAGAGGTATATAGACTTCCTGGACCAAGAACAATTAAATCAGCTTCTTTTATAGATTCAAGAGCACTTGGAAGAGCTGAAGGATTTTCTGGTAGGTAACCAATCCTCGAAATTAATTTTTTAGATTTACTGATCTTGCTTTCACCAAAAATTTTTTCACCATCTTCTAATTCGGCCCATAACATAACATCAATATTTGTTGCCGGCAAAACTTGACCTTGTACCGCCAAAACCTTACTAGAGGCTTGAACTGCTTTTTCTAAACTGCCTGTAATTGTAGTTAAAGCTGACAAGAATAGATTTCCAAAACTATGGCCTTCCAGGCCACTACCCCCTGAAAATC
This window harbors:
- the mtnP gene encoding S-methyl-5'-thioadenosine phosphorylase — its product is MNKEHLLPIEKSRLGVLGGSGFYSMDQIEYLRELEINTPYGKPSDSIKVYNLGNLEIAFIPRHGRTHSLNPSEIPYKANIWALRSIGVRWIIAPSAVGSLQEQIRPLDIVVPDQFIDRTKNRPATFFNEGAVAHVTMGDPFCTNLSRILSEIGEKNIPGGRQLHRGGTYLAMEGPAFSTRAESNLYRSWGCSIIGMTNHTEARLAKEAEIAYSSLSMVTDYDCWHQTHQEVSVEMVLDNLRSNTEVANKIIFEVAKLIEKERPKSKSHSSLKEGLITQKENIPSSTKEKLRIFTDSY
- a CDS encoding photosystem II reaction center protein J — encoded protein: MSKLKGPDGRIPDRLPDGRPAVAWERRWTEGTLPLWLVATAGGIAVIFVLGIFFYGSYQGVGAGG
- a CDS encoding photosystem II reaction center protein L is translated as MQVNENPNKVPVELNRTSLYLGLLSVFVLGILFSSYFFN
- the psbF gene encoding cytochrome b559 subunit beta, encoding MTNSQAPMQAAEVRVYPIFTVRWLAVHALAIPSVFFLGSIAAMQFVAR
- the psbE gene encoding cytochrome b559 subunit alpha → MAAGSTGERPFFEIITSIRYWIIHAVTLPAIFIAGFLFVYTGLAYDAFGTPRPDSYFQSSESKAPVVTQRYEAKSQLDLRTK
- a CDS encoding photosynthesis system II assembly factor Ycf48 — translated: MKNFFTTIPNLLLSVVLCFVLSSCSSTGVKMSESSPWTTIQFEDQANALDVDFIDDKRGFLVGSNRLIMESTDGGETWEKRSLDISAEENFRLLDIDFKGEEGWLIGQPSLVMHTLDAGKNWTRLSLGNKLPGQPFLITTVDAGIAELATTAGAIYETSDSGESWNAKVVDASGSGGVRDLRRTNKGDYVSVSSLGNFFSTLENDSDAWIAHQRASSKRVQSIGFNPEGSLWMLSRGAEIRFNEDSNDLENWSKPIIPILNGYNYLDMGWDPNGDIWAGGGNGTLIVSKDQGKTWNKDPIASDLPTNYIKIVFLDKDALDNKKGFVLGERGYILKWNS
- a CDS encoding rubredoxin, which codes for MSDNIQPASEENKIVKDFERENLSENSIGVNVEQPIPNLEQNRFECRSCGYIYDPSEGNKKLNIPKNTPFSELDGNTFACPVCRAGKNFYKDIGSRAKPSGFEENLVYGFGFNSLPPGQKNILIFGGLAFAAAMFLSLYSLH
- a CDS encoding NAD(P)H-quinone oxidoreductase subunit 3 gives rise to the protein MFLLTGYEYFLGFLLIAAAVPILALVTNLIVAPKGRTGERKLTYESGMEPIGGAWIQFNIRYYMFALVFVIFDVETVFLYPWAVAFNRLGLLAFIEALIFIAILVIALAYAWRKGALEWS
- a CDS encoding NADH dehydrogenase subunit K; its protein translation is MKPQLSPKAIREIREGTCNPLGAPQVTTDLSENIILTSLDDLHNWARLSSLWPLLYGTACCFIEFAALIGSRFDFDRFGLVPRSSPRQADLIIVAGTVTMKMAPALVRLYEQMPEPKYVIAMGACTITGGMFSADSTTAVRGVDKLIPVDLYLPGCPPRPEAIFDAVIKLRKKVGNESILERTKTEQTHRYITSDHEMNLVFSENTGEYLNKTSANVIPPSKEEKITELPENTEKTEIINSVED
- a CDS encoding NAD(P)H-quinone oxidoreductase subunit J, with amino-acid sequence MEKDGLATSADTSIEKEGFISQSLSKDGIPNQSLSDDHIGIENISVEPNNLYEAVSALRSYGFNYLQCQGGYDEGPGKNLVSFYHFITVDDLQKIEKIKEVRLKVFLKRDSDLSIPSLYKIFKGSDWQERETFDMYGINFIDHPNPKRLLMPEDWRGWPLRKDYIQPDFYELQDAY
- a CDS encoding gluconeogenesis factor YvcK family protein, encoding MNKRKKRVRRLYKYHKKYNFHLLNKISRILSWLLPGLVIKRWMLTSAIGFLTSLLGLSIWTNLRPLYWLIEIFFSLINVLTSVLPVSLMGPLIFVIGILLIGIGQNRSINSIQKALVPEKDTFLVDALRVKSKLNRGPNIVAIGGGTGLSTLLKGLKNYSSNITAIVNVSDDGGSSGILRKQLGVQPPGDIRNCLAALSNEEPTLTRLFQYRFSGGSGLEGHSFGNLFLSALTTITGSLEKAVQASSKVLAVQGQVLPATNIDVMLWAELEDGEKIFGESKISKSKKLISRIGYLPENPSALPSALESIKEADLIVLGPGSLYTSLLPNLLVPEIVDALLQSNAPKIYISNLMTQPGETDGLDVYEHIKAIEKQLSNFGVNARIFNSILSQIQFEKSPLVDYYESRGAEPVQCNKEKLLSEGYYVLQAPLYSKRITPTLRHDPRRLARAVMFIYRKLKKLN